The following are encoded together in the Novipirellula galeiformis genome:
- a CDS encoding Na+/H+ antiporter NhaC family protein: MGTEVEIGFLSLLPVVVALAVAFALKDAVLSLLFGCIVGVVLAGYDPITGLAHLLRTSLGNDDFIWVMLIELSVGMLIAFYIRVGAMQAFTAWALQKVRSPRAATGFAWILGGCVFFSDYFSPLFSGPITRPLTDRHKVSREMLAYILDSGSAPICTLIPISGWAVYIAALLQGYGPVDTAEQGMTVFIQSIPYNIYGWLTVIMAGLIAFRIFPNFGPMRKAERRAQTTGKVLRDGATPLTGIEFDMIPPSDRGAPSLVLFFLVPNLMIVCISLGTFWFTGSTMVLEAFLAAILYMAIAMAVGKHFSSVKDGMSVALSGMKAVLPAVLILAAAYCINSISKSLGAPQFVLSTVGPWMTTSLLPLVTFGTAAVISFFTGTSWGTYAIMTPFVMPLSLSLSGDLVSDSVLLTIGALTGGALFGDHCSPISDTTSLASFGAGADHMDHVTTQLPYALLTATIAGAAYLLLGDYLIAAI; the protein is encoded by the coding sequence GTGGGTACTGAAGTAGAGATCGGATTTTTGTCGTTGCTGCCTGTGGTGGTGGCATTGGCCGTCGCGTTTGCCCTGAAAGATGCAGTCTTGTCGCTGTTGTTCGGATGCATCGTCGGCGTCGTTTTGGCGGGTTACGACCCAATTACAGGGTTGGCCCATCTGCTGCGGACATCGCTTGGAAACGATGACTTTATCTGGGTCATGCTGATCGAGTTGTCGGTCGGCATGCTGATTGCGTTTTACATCCGCGTCGGGGCGATGCAGGCGTTTACTGCTTGGGCGCTGCAGAAAGTCCGATCGCCGCGGGCGGCGACCGGCTTTGCTTGGATCTTGGGTGGTTGTGTGTTCTTCAGCGATTACTTCAGTCCCTTGTTTAGCGGCCCGATCACCCGTCCGCTAACGGATCGACACAAAGTATCGCGAGAGATGCTCGCCTATATCCTCGATTCCGGGAGCGCCCCGATCTGTACGTTGATCCCGATCAGCGGATGGGCGGTTTATATCGCCGCCCTGCTTCAAGGTTATGGGCCGGTCGATACGGCCGAACAAGGCATGACGGTGTTCATTCAGTCGATCCCCTACAACATCTACGGCTGGTTAACCGTGATCATGGCGGGGTTGATCGCATTCCGGATTTTCCCAAACTTCGGCCCGATGCGAAAAGCCGAGCGGCGAGCTCAAACAACGGGCAAAGTGCTCCGTGACGGAGCGACGCCATTGACGGGGATCGAATTCGACATGATCCCACCTAGCGATCGTGGCGCTCCCAGCCTGGTCCTCTTTTTCCTGGTACCGAATCTGATGATTGTTTGCATCTCGTTGGGGACGTTTTGGTTTACCGGATCGACGATGGTGCTGGAGGCTTTTCTCGCGGCAATCCTTTATATGGCGATTGCGATGGCGGTTGGCAAACATTTCTCCAGTGTCAAAGACGGCATGTCGGTCGCGCTCAGTGGTATGAAAGCCGTTCTGCCAGCGGTCTTGATTTTGGCCGCTGCGTATTGCATCAACTCGATCTCAAAGTCGTTAGGCGCTCCCCAGTTCGTGCTCTCGACCGTCGGGCCGTGGATGACAACCAGCTTGTTGCCGCTCGTCACGTTTGGCACGGCGGCGGTGATTTCATTTTTCACAGGCACGTCCTGGGGAACCTACGCCATCATGACCCCGTTTGTGATGCCGCTATCGCTTTCGTTGTCGGGTGATCTCGTTTCCGACAGTGTGCTGTTGACGATCGGGGCGCTGACCGGAGGCGCGTTGTTTGGCGATCACTGTTCGCCGATCTCCGATACCACTAGCTTGGCGTCGTTTGGCGCGGGCGCCGATCACATGGATCACGTTACCACACAACTTCCCTACGCGTTGTTAACCGCAACCATCGCTGGAGCAGCCTATCTACTTCTCGGGGATTACTTGATAGCAGCGATTTAA
- a CDS encoding NAD/NADP-dependent octopine/nopaline dehydrogenase family protein, whose amino-acid sequence MQIAILGSGNGGCAMAFDFAQHGHTVRLFDFEQFTENTTAISKNGGIHSEGQLTGFAAVEYAGSDIAHVLEGAEMIFAVGPAYSTQPFAEACKPHLRSGQTVVICPSSCGGSFEFVKAAEIDLENGGIIVAETSTLPYAVRITEPGKIRVFLKLQAGVFLAAYPAKNTLEVLNQIHDVYPCIAPATNVLQTSLQNGNPVIHPAVTLLNAALIERTGGDFFFYEEGVTPAVGRLMAAIDKERIAIGSKLGLQIIPDPELGCQQGYMQVANYDEGFSTARGFAGIKAQQKLDNRYFQEDVGFGLVFLKSLGEQLDVDVSNITALIRIVSVLMERDYLSEAPRTMSRYGLGEHSAEQLSQTLA is encoded by the coding sequence ATGCAAATCGCAATTTTGGGATCGGGAAACGGCGGCTGTGCCATGGCCTTCGATTTTGCTCAACATGGTCACACGGTGCGGCTGTTTGACTTTGAACAGTTTACTGAAAACACGACCGCGATCAGCAAAAACGGCGGCATTCATTCTGAAGGTCAATTGACGGGGTTCGCGGCGGTGGAATACGCCGGCTCGGATATCGCCCATGTGCTAGAGGGGGCGGAGATGATCTTTGCCGTGGGTCCCGCGTACAGCACTCAACCGTTCGCCGAAGCGTGCAAACCGCACTTGCGATCCGGACAAACGGTTGTGATCTGTCCGAGCTCCTGTGGCGGCAGCTTTGAATTCGTCAAAGCGGCCGAGATCGATCTTGAAAATGGCGGGATCATTGTTGCCGAAACGTCCACGTTACCGTACGCCGTGCGAATCACGGAACCTGGGAAAATCCGTGTCTTTCTCAAACTACAAGCGGGAGTCTTCTTGGCGGCCTATCCTGCGAAGAACACGCTCGAGGTGCTGAATCAAATCCACGATGTCTATCCGTGCATCGCACCGGCGACCAACGTATTGCAGACCAGTTTGCAGAACGGTAACCCGGTTATTCACCCTGCGGTCACTTTGTTGAACGCGGCCCTGATCGAACGGACCGGCGGCGACTTCTTTTTCTACGAAGAGGGAGTCACCCCAGCGGTCGGTCGCTTGATGGCCGCAATCGACAAAGAGCGGATTGCGATCGGTAGCAAGTTAGGGCTGCAGATCATCCCGGATCCGGAACTTGGTTGTCAGCAAGGCTACATGCAGGTTGCTAACTATGACGAAGGCTTCTCAACCGCCAGGGGATTTGCCGGTATCAAGGCCCAACAAAAACTAGACAACCGCTACTTCCAAGAAGACGTGGGCTTCGGATTGGTCTTTCTGAAGTCGTTGGGAGAACAATTGGATGTCGATGTTTCCAACATCACAGCACTGATTCGGATCGTTTCGGTGCTGATGGAACGTGACTATTTGTCCGAGGCGCCACGGACCATGAGTCGCTACGGATTAGGGGAGCATTCGGCGGAGCAACTATCGCAGACGTTGGCGTAG
- a CDS encoding substrate-binding domain-containing protein translates to MPNQRTDTPASHGERSVAILFDPEGTWSLAAIEGIAEYATRHGGWRLLCAPRDAQGRLQLPPGWRGDGILSRFLSHQARRQHLSYKIPIVDLETITFGTYNPLIANVVTDDEARAELIVKHLLSLERDRIACFNPPHPQYSQKRFEQVQEHLQQAGQECDLFWKYQDRVWFRYDWETQQNLIKTWLLKLPADTAVFTADGRQGRLVTEWCHFLKIRVPDDIAVLTGDDDGLLSSISSPPLSGVVLASKQHGFEAAALLDQMMDGAAAPKQPIRIKPLHISVRQSTDILNYDRPEIVQAIRFIRQNASLGINVSDVLNHIPISRRSLEQQFLETIGHTLGHEIRKVRFEKAQTQLANTDMTIEQIAASCGYSSASQLCRMFQKMLGETPLSYRKRKQ, encoded by the coding sequence ATGCCAAACCAGCGAACCGATACGCCCGCGTCGCACGGTGAACGATCGGTGGCGATCCTGTTCGATCCCGAAGGGACTTGGAGTTTGGCCGCGATTGAAGGGATCGCCGAATACGCCACGCGACACGGAGGGTGGCGATTGTTGTGCGCGCCGCGTGATGCGCAAGGCAGGCTGCAATTGCCGCCCGGATGGCGAGGTGATGGGATCCTGTCAAGATTTCTTTCGCATCAGGCGCGGCGTCAACATTTGTCCTACAAGATCCCCATCGTCGATTTAGAAACGATCACGTTCGGAACCTATAATCCGTTGATTGCAAACGTCGTAACGGATGACGAGGCGCGTGCAGAGCTCATTGTGAAACACTTACTCTCGCTGGAGCGAGACAGAATCGCTTGCTTCAATCCGCCCCACCCCCAGTATTCTCAGAAACGGTTTGAGCAGGTGCAGGAGCATTTGCAACAAGCGGGGCAAGAGTGCGACCTTTTCTGGAAATACCAAGACAGAGTATGGTTTCGATATGATTGGGAGACTCAACAGAATCTGATTAAGACGTGGCTACTGAAGTTGCCCGCGGACACGGCAGTCTTCACCGCCGATGGCCGGCAAGGACGGTTGGTCACCGAGTGGTGTCACTTCTTGAAAATCCGCGTCCCTGACGACATCGCTGTCCTCACCGGAGATGATGACGGCCTGCTTAGTTCCATCTCGAGCCCGCCGTTATCCGGAGTGGTGCTGGCCTCCAAACAACACGGTTTTGAAGCGGCAGCCCTGCTCGACCAAATGATGGATGGGGCGGCGGCACCGAAGCAGCCGATCCGAATCAAACCGCTGCATATTTCGGTGCGTCAATCCACCGACATTTTGAACTACGATCGTCCCGAAATTGTGCAGGCGATTCGCTTCATCCGCCAGAACGCCAGCCTCGGCATCAATGTCTCGGATGTTTTGAACCACATACCGATTTCGCGGCGTTCGCTGGAACAACAATTCTTAGAGACGATTGGTCACACGTTGGGCCATGAAATTCGCAAAGTTCGGTTTGAGAAGGCACAAACTCAGCTGGCCAATACCGATATGACGATCGAACAAATCGCGGCATCTTGCGGATATTCCAGTGCATCGCAGCTTTGTCGGATGTTCCAAAAGATGCTGGGCGAAACACCGCTTTCCTACCGTAAACGAAAACAATAA
- a CDS encoding DUF1559 domain-containing protein translates to MSTYKRVSRSYPLSTRGFTLVELLVVIAIIGVLVGLLLPAVQAAREAARRMSCTNNFKQIGLALHNYHDTFLRLPPGLVDDSSTQSSATAGWGWMVAILPGVEQSALYDAMEVSTKTLNQHRGSTSETVTTVQTTTPLPVFECPSDPGPSINTKRGGHAKTNYVGVFGSGYSTSSAGGGYHDSNAKSSQFNGLFAGNSKVRFRDILDGLSNTFAVGEVESLNKNAGVWVGNFGANRWGGVYFDARIGALINATSGTNPSWASTANFSSWHPGGCHFVKADGSVGFVTENIDGRTYENLASRNDGNVIGEY, encoded by the coding sequence ATGTCAACTTACAAACGTGTGTCCCGTTCGTATCCTCTCAGCACACGCGGCTTTACGCTTGTCGAGTTGCTGGTGGTGATCGCCATCATCGGAGTTTTGGTTGGATTGCTGCTGCCCGCCGTGCAAGCGGCCCGCGAAGCCGCTCGACGGATGAGCTGCACGAATAATTTCAAGCAGATCGGGTTGGCATTGCATAACTACCACGACACCTTTTTAAGACTGCCACCTGGGCTCGTTGATGATTCAAGCACCCAATCCAGCGCAACGGCGGGCTGGGGTTGGATGGTCGCTATCTTGCCTGGCGTGGAACAGTCGGCTTTGTACGATGCAATGGAAGTCAGCACAAAGACGCTCAATCAACATCGGGGCAGCACCAGCGAGACGGTGACGACGGTACAGACAACCACACCATTGCCTGTCTTCGAATGCCCGTCGGATCCAGGGCCGAGTATCAATACAAAGCGTGGCGGGCACGCAAAAACCAACTATGTCGGCGTCTTTGGCAGCGGTTATTCGACCTCCAGCGCCGGGGGCGGTTATCACGACAGCAACGCCAAAAGCTCGCAGTTTAATGGGCTGTTTGCAGGCAACAGCAAGGTCCGCTTCCGAGACATTCTCGACGGACTCAGCAATACGTTCGCCGTTGGCGAAGTGGAATCGCTGAATAAGAATGCCGGCGTTTGGGTAGGTAACTTTGGTGCCAATCGTTGGGGCGGCGTCTACTTCGACGCTCGAATCGGGGCGCTGATCAACGCCACGTCTGGGACGAATCCAAGTTGGGCGAGTACGGCAAACTTTAGTAGCTGGCATCCCGGTGGCTGCCATTTTGTTAAGGCGGATGGATCGGTTGGGTTCGTGACTGAGAACATCGATGGTCGCACGTATGAGAATCTCGCCAGCCGCAACGACGGCAACGTGATCGGCGAATATTAG
- a CDS encoding aspartate/glutamate racemase family protein, giving the protein MMNREFASQQQNSRQADAALGVLCWQEAGCPRGLQQLEMLVGNSTNADSYNCPVLFRRVPGANMQSVVLKPDPRIVQAMIGVAQELIDCGATAITTSCGFNAIFQQELAAALNVPVFTSSLLQIPFIRSILGADKGIAVITASGSSLTSRHFESVGVHSMQGLEVIGLEDNEQWNKIIFSPEEEIDIDLFRRDLVRLACRVAEPGRIGAFLLECTDLPPFANEIRQATGLPVFDFISMSNHAFQATSWSAPVVAMRDGSVSPRATTNDPAACRT; this is encoded by the coding sequence ATGATGAACCGTGAATTTGCGTCGCAGCAACAGAACAGCCGGCAAGCGGACGCTGCGTTGGGGGTTTTATGTTGGCAGGAAGCGGGTTGTCCCCGTGGCCTGCAACAGCTCGAAATGCTGGTCGGTAACAGCACTAACGCCGATTCCTACAACTGTCCCGTGTTGTTTCGTCGGGTGCCGGGCGCCAATATGCAATCGGTGGTCCTGAAGCCCGATCCTCGGATCGTGCAAGCGATGATCGGGGTCGCCCAGGAGTTAATCGATTGTGGAGCCACGGCAATCACAACCAGCTGTGGATTCAATGCAATCTTCCAGCAAGAACTTGCTGCTGCCTTGAACGTTCCGGTGTTCACGTCAAGCCTGCTTCAAATTCCTTTCATCCGTTCGATATTGGGCGCCGACAAAGGAATTGCCGTGATCACGGCTAGCGGCAGTTCGTTGACCTCGCGGCATTTTGAAAGCGTCGGGGTGCACAGCATGCAGGGCCTCGAAGTGATCGGTTTGGAAGACAACGAACAATGGAACAAGATCATTTTCTCACCCGAAGAAGAAATCGATATTGACCTATTTCGCAGGGACCTAGTGCGGCTGGCATGCCGCGTTGCCGAACCAGGGCGAATTGGCGCGTTCCTGCTCGAATGCACCGACCTGCCGCCGTTTGCAAACGAGATTCGTCAGGCGACAGGGTTGCCCGTTTTCGACTTCATTTCGATGTCCAATCACGCGTTCCAGGCCACGAGTTGGAGTGCCCCCGTCGTTGCAATGCGTGACGGGTCGGTTTCGCCGAGAGCCACCACGAACGATCCCGCAGCCTGCCGAACGTAA
- a CDS encoding M14 family zinc carboxypeptidase, with product MVNQRNNHPLFAAVALLACYLSSPAVAAELNVTDFNFEGEYGSAGASLEKLGSNHFLIHLKSVPEEPRWTNMVQFIIQSNAKGNALQIDLEVPSSASGLNEKGVRGFVSWSADQQEWSPVPRTVIERDGKKYVSLVFPEFTQDKIYVGGEVPLSYERCVALLQEFKQHSDAQLHEIGKSAEGRAIYRLTITDPKSPMPPAKRWAHHFVNQHCYEYNAQWRMIGMIRYLLSEAGAECRQKHVWHFVVQMNVDGPASGLGRVNTQGRDMNRSYSAKGSGVEEQAFESFVVQRDLERLMASETPVTTTWSMHTWDGPLVEPMVRPGSDMGTKVGPWTELRDILAATDKDGQFKKMYSAMSMKLTPATWCSGTFIQFGVSAFCCEGGGHIMNLDETLKTGEVLAKALHQFYGKATP from the coding sequence ATGGTTAACCAGAGAAACAATCATCCGCTATTCGCTGCGGTCGCCCTACTGGCGTGCTACCTGTCATCGCCCGCGGTCGCAGCGGAATTGAACGTCACGGACTTCAATTTTGAAGGAGAGTATGGCTCGGCGGGTGCATCGCTTGAAAAGTTGGGCAGCAACCATTTCTTGATCCACTTGAAATCGGTACCGGAAGAACCGCGTTGGACGAACATGGTTCAGTTCATCATCCAAAGCAACGCAAAAGGGAATGCGTTACAGATCGATTTAGAGGTTCCCTCATCCGCCTCGGGGCTGAACGAAAAGGGCGTGCGGGGCTTCGTCAGTTGGTCAGCGGATCAACAAGAATGGAGTCCCGTTCCGCGGACGGTCATCGAGCGTGACGGCAAAAAATACGTCAGCTTGGTCTTCCCTGAATTCACACAAGACAAAATCTATGTCGGTGGTGAGGTTCCGCTGTCCTACGAACGCTGCGTTGCACTCCTGCAGGAGTTTAAACAACATTCCGATGCCCAACTGCACGAAATCGGGAAGTCCGCGGAAGGCAGGGCGATCTACCGTCTAACGATTACCGACCCCAAAAGCCCAATGCCGCCCGCGAAACGGTGGGCACACCACTTCGTCAATCAACACTGCTACGAATACAACGCCCAATGGCGGATGATCGGCATGATCCGTTACTTATTGAGCGAAGCGGGTGCTGAATGTCGGCAAAAACATGTGTGGCACTTTGTCGTCCAGATGAATGTCGACGGCCCCGCATCGGGGTTGGGACGCGTCAATACGCAGGGCCGCGACATGAATCGATCCTATTCGGCAAAAGGATCGGGCGTCGAGGAACAGGCGTTTGAATCGTTTGTCGTGCAACGCGACCTCGAGCGATTGATGGCTTCGGAAACCCCGGTCACCACCACTTGGTCGATGCACACCTGGGATGGTCCGCTCGTCGAACCGATGGTCCGTCCCGGCTCCGACATGGGCACCAAGGTCGGCCCGTGGACGGAACTACGCGATATTTTGGCCGCGACGGATAAAGATGGGCAATTCAAAAAAATGTACAGCGCCATGTCGATGAAACTCACTCCAGCAACTTGGTGCAGTGGAACGTTTATCCAATTTGGAGTCTCCGCCTTTTGCTGCGAAGGGGGAGGTCACATCATGAATCTCGATGAAACGCTAAAAACCGGCGAAGTCCTCGCCAAGGCCCTGCATCAATTTTATGGCAAAGCCACTCCGTAA
- a CDS encoding carboxypeptidase regulatory-like domain-containing protein: MNSPKTLSILCAVVAAFVVGCGGRSDQPDLGLVTGLVTVDGAPAESLLVTFIPENGRPSTGVTNAQGQYELEYIGDSKGAKLGHHLVRITTLDIGEPNRPTRELISSKYNAQSELTAEVKAEDNKIDFAL, from the coding sequence ATGAATTCTCCTAAGACCTTGTCCATTTTGTGTGCGGTGGTTGCCGCTTTTGTCGTTGGGTGCGGTGGCCGTAGCGATCAACCCGATCTTGGGCTCGTCACTGGGCTGGTTACCGTGGATGGCGCTCCCGCGGAAAGCTTGTTAGTGACGTTCATTCCTGAGAATGGGCGACCGTCGACGGGAGTGACCAATGCCCAGGGGCAATATGAACTTGAGTACATCGGAGACAGCAAGGGGGCCAAGCTTGGCCATCATCTTGTACGGATTACGACGTTGGATATCGGGGAACCCAATCGGCCAACGCGAGAGTTAATCTCTAGCAAGTACAACGCTCAATCGGAACTTACAGCAGAAGTTAAGGCCGAAGACAACAAAATCGACTTTGCCTTGTAA
- a CDS encoding GNAT family N-acetyltransferase translates to MGANRSVSIRAFVSSDSDECLHLFRDTIHRVNLRDYSPEQINAWAPPDVDLLTWARRFEDRFAYVACQAKIIVGFIDMTRLGHLDRLYVSADHQRQGIARGLVERVLRDAEQQGCQCVRTEASITAKPFFESMGFAVIKQQQVECRGVMLTNFQMRFSRRA, encoded by the coding sequence ATGGGAGCCAATAGGAGCGTATCCATTCGTGCCTTCGTCTCGTCCGACTCAGATGAATGTTTGCATCTGTTCCGCGACACCATCCATCGCGTCAATCTCCGTGACTATTCGCCGGAGCAAATCAATGCTTGGGCGCCACCGGACGTCGACTTACTGACGTGGGCCCGACGTTTTGAAGATCGATTCGCCTATGTCGCATGCCAAGCAAAGATCATTGTCGGATTCATCGACATGACCCGCCTGGGGCACTTGGACCGTTTGTACGTGTCCGCCGATCACCAACGGCAAGGCATTGCTCGCGGTTTAGTAGAGCGAGTGCTACGCGATGCCGAGCAGCAAGGTTGCCAGTGCGTGAGGACCGAAGCGAGTATCACCGCGAAGCCATTCTTTGAGTCGATGGGGTTTGCCGTAATCAAACAACAACAAGTCGAGTGTCGCGGAGTGATGTTGACCAATTTTCAGATGAGGTTTTCTCGGCGCGCGTGA
- a CDS encoding alpha/beta hydrolase family protein, with product MINTLCSLLLLSVLGAQPVEDLTVLDGGRQNAPRWIDWNDPGLMMVHHLNDLTRACLATREAEIGNLKSAEAWEKRQAKVRRTLDQILGPWPARSPLNPRVTGTLQKDGYRVEKIVFESMPNFHVTGAIFIPEGHTGRGPAILDVIGHSTQAFRRDIYQNVILNLVHKGFVVFTIDPLGQGERLQYFDPQRGKSSVGSSTKEHSHAGVQCFLTGRSLARYFTWDGIRAIDYLSTRPEVDPARIGVTGLSGGGTQTSYIGAVDPRVLAAAPTGFITSTSRLLGSIGPQDAEQVFYHGPLLGIDHADLLEVRAPKPTLQVTTTRDFFSIQGARETAAEVRQAFDILGHPEHFDQIEDDFEHGFTKKNNEATYAFFQKSLDLPGSAQENAYPFLSEAELTVTETGQISTSLQSETVFSINRQEAMPLLKKLDDSRQALSEHLPRAVREAEQLSGYRKPEPTIAPVFRGQYQREGYHVEKWGVPGEGQTIIPTLVFAPDQPTARPAIIYVHDKGKTTDAAAGGTIEELVRSGYVVAAPDLLGYGETTYRSTQGHAPVQPFFNALMSGRSVAGINAGDAVRVLKFLQDRDDVKSDEIGAVAFGDVAPALLHAAAFEQEIRWLVLVDSLLDYQSIVMHKDYDVNANSLVAGALSAYDLPDLLASITPRRVALLQPRNHLRTAAVKAEINASLDFVEQHAKDKLRVETEERDVKELIQWCVKP from the coding sequence ATGATTAACACCCTCTGTTCCCTTCTCTTGCTATCTGTACTGGGGGCTCAGCCCGTTGAGGATTTGACCGTTCTCGACGGTGGGCGCCAAAACGCCCCACGCTGGATCGATTGGAACGATCCAGGCCTGATGATGGTGCATCATCTGAACGACTTGACCCGTGCGTGCCTGGCGACACGCGAAGCGGAGATTGGCAATTTGAAGAGCGCCGAAGCTTGGGAAAAACGTCAGGCGAAGGTGCGACGAACTCTCGATCAAATTCTTGGTCCTTGGCCCGCTCGATCACCACTGAATCCTCGAGTTACCGGTACGCTCCAAAAGGATGGCTACCGCGTCGAAAAGATTGTCTTTGAATCGATGCCGAATTTCCATGTGACGGGGGCGATCTTTATCCCCGAGGGGCACACCGGTCGTGGTCCCGCGATCTTGGATGTCATTGGACATTCGACTCAGGCATTCCGGCGCGACATCTACCAAAACGTGATTCTTAATCTAGTCCATAAGGGATTTGTGGTGTTCACCATCGATCCGCTTGGACAAGGTGAACGGTTGCAGTACTTTGATCCCCAGCGTGGCAAATCGAGCGTGGGCTCTTCGACTAAGGAGCACTCCCATGCCGGGGTTCAGTGTTTTCTGACCGGACGGTCTCTTGCCCGCTATTTCACCTGGGACGGTATTCGCGCGATTGATTACTTATCGACCCGCCCCGAGGTCGATCCGGCCCGCATCGGTGTCACGGGGCTATCTGGAGGGGGCACTCAAACCAGCTACATCGGCGCCGTCGATCCGCGGGTGCTCGCGGCGGCACCCACCGGTTTCATCACCAGCACCAGTCGGTTGTTGGGTTCCATTGGTCCTCAGGACGCGGAGCAGGTCTTTTATCACGGTCCGCTGTTGGGCATCGACCATGCGGATCTACTTGAAGTGCGAGCGCCAAAACCAACACTTCAAGTGACCACCACACGAGATTTCTTCAGTATCCAGGGGGCGCGTGAGACGGCCGCAGAGGTGCGTCAGGCTTTTGATATCCTAGGCCATCCTGAGCATTTCGATCAAATCGAAGACGATTTCGAACATGGCTTTACGAAGAAGAATAACGAAGCCACGTACGCCTTCTTTCAAAAGTCTTTGGATCTACCCGGAAGCGCCCAGGAAAACGCCTATCCGTTTTTGAGCGAAGCGGAATTGACCGTCACCGAGACGGGCCAGATTTCGACCTCACTTCAGAGTGAGACCGTTTTCAGTATCAACCGTCAAGAGGCGATGCCGCTGCTGAAGAAGCTAGACGATAGCCGCCAAGCATTGTCGGAGCATCTGCCCCGGGCCGTGCGTGAGGCGGAACAGTTGTCCGGCTACCGCAAACCCGAACCGACCATCGCTCCGGTATTCCGGGGGCAATACCAGCGAGAAGGTTACCATGTCGAAAAATGGGGAGTGCCCGGCGAGGGCCAGACAATCATTCCCACGCTGGTCTTTGCTCCGGATCAACCCACCGCACGGCCGGCTATTATCTATGTGCACGACAAGGGAAAGACCACCGACGCCGCTGCGGGCGGAACGATCGAAGAGCTAGTGCGAAGCGGCTACGTCGTCGCAGCCCCCGACCTATTGGGATATGGCGAAACAACCTACCGGTCCACGCAGGGACACGCTCCCGTACAACCCTTTTTCAATGCGTTGATGTCGGGGCGGAGCGTGGCTGGTATCAATGCGGGAGATGCCGTCCGTGTGTTGAAGTTTTTGCAGGATCGTGACGACGTAAAATCGGACGAAATCGGAGCCGTCGCCTTTGGGGATGTCGCTCCCGCTTTGTTGCATGCGGCCGCATTTGAACAAGAGATTCGATGGTTGGTGCTCGTTGATTCTCTGTTGGACTATCAGAGCATTGTGATGCACAAAGATTACGACGTGAACGCCAACTCGTTGGTGGCGGGTGCATTATCAGCCTACGATCTACCCGATTTGTTGGCCAGCATCACACCCCGACGTGTCGCTCTGTTGCAACCAAGGAACCACTTGCGAACCGCTGCTGTAAAGGCTGAGATCAATGCATCTCTCGACTTCGTTGAGCAGCACGCGAAGGATAAATTACGAGTCGAAACCGAGGAACGGGACGTCAAAGAGCTCATCCAGTGGTGCGTCAAACCCTAA
- a CDS encoding ABC transporter ATP-binding protein codes for MNRDVDRELAIETRDLTKIYGSGNTEVVAMRNASMKVSVGEVVALLGPSGSGKSTFLTAVGLINPPTSGQVYIRGQLVLDGSTAHTNLRAFRRRHIGFVFQKSNLIPFLTAIENVQIAIELNGESSRAARRKAMELLDDLGVGDRAENRPSMLSGGQQQRVAVARALANNPSVILADEPTAALDSERGRQVMELFCQVAHEHGAGVIVVTHDHRALDVFDTTYEMEDGRMSPPTHTV; via the coding sequence ATGAACCGCGATGTCGATAGGGAACTTGCGATAGAGACTCGCGACCTGACCAAGATCTACGGCAGCGGGAACACGGAGGTTGTAGCGATGCGCAATGCCTCGATGAAAGTGTCAGTGGGTGAAGTCGTCGCATTGCTTGGACCAAGCGGTAGCGGTAAGTCGACATTCCTAACCGCCGTCGGATTGATCAACCCTCCCACGTCTGGCCAGGTTTATATTCGCGGTCAGTTGGTACTCGATGGCAGCACCGCACATACAAATTTGCGTGCTTTCCGCCGCCGACACATTGGCTTCGTCTTTCAAAAATCAAACCTGATTCCGTTCCTCACCGCGATTGAAAACGTGCAAATCGCCATCGAGTTGAATGGCGAGTCATCGCGTGCGGCACGGCGGAAGGCCATGGAACTACTCGATGACCTGGGGGTCGGTGATCGGGCAGAAAATCGGCCTTCGATGCTTTCCGGCGGACAACAGCAACGAGTTGCCGTCGCCAGGGCACTGGCAAACAATCCGAGTGTGATTCTGGCCGACGAACCGACTGCGGCTTTGGACAGCGAACGTGGCAGACAGGTGATGGAATTGTTCTGTCAAGTCGCTCACGAGCACGGCGCCGGCGTGATCGTCGTCACCCACGACCACCGGGCGTTAGACGTATTCGACACGACCTACGAAATGGAAGATGGTCGGATGAGTCCGCCAACCCACACGGTGTGA